Proteins encoded within one genomic window of Gemmobacter sp.:
- a CDS encoding 2Fe-2S iron-sulfur cluster-binding protein, with translation MARITYIEHNGTRHEIDVAPGLTVMEGARDNGVPGIEADCGGACACSTCHVYVDPAWVDKLPPKDAMEADMLDFAWKPDATRSRLTCQLKVTPALDGLVVTLPERQI, from the coding sequence ATGGCACGCATCACCTATATCGAGCATAACGGAACCCGGCACGAGATCGACGTGGCGCCCGGCCTGACCGTGATGGAAGGCGCGCGCGACAATGGCGTTCCGGGGATCGAGGCCGATTGCGGCGGCGCCTGCGCCTGTTCGACCTGCCATGTCTACGTGGATCCGGCCTGGGTGGACAAGCTGCCGCCCAAGGACGCGATGGAAGCCGACATGCTGGATTTCGCCTGGAAGCCCGATGCCACCCGTTCGCGCCTGACTTGCCAGCTGAAGGTGACGCCGGCCCTGGACGGGCTGGTCGTGACGCTGCCAGAACGCCAGATCTGA
- a CDS encoding peptidoglycan-binding domain-containing protein, with amino-acid sequence MRQDILAGGMAALWLAACVPGGPPVEGPVTAPAFDAAAVTAPPAEGTGDCWHESRRPALFETVTEQVIVTPEQRDAAGALIRPATFRSETHQRELRPRQTIWFRIPCLADTGPGPSFIASLQRALKARGLYGGAVTGEMDAATEAAVRRYQAASGLDSAVLSLTAARALGLISVAP; translated from the coding sequence ATGCGGCAGGACATACTGGCAGGCGGGATGGCCGCGCTGTGGCTGGCAGCCTGCGTTCCGGGCGGACCGCCGGTCGAAGGGCCGGTGACGGCGCCCGCCTTCGATGCTGCCGCGGTCACCGCCCCCCCTGCCGAAGGCACCGGGGACTGCTGGCACGAAAGCCGGCGCCCCGCCCTGTTCGAGACGGTGACCGAACAGGTCATCGTCACCCCCGAACAGCGCGACGCCGCCGGCGCGCTGATCCGCCCCGCCACCTTCCGCAGCGAGACACATCAGCGCGAATTGCGCCCGCGCCAGACGATCTGGTTCCGCATTCCCTGCCTGGCCGATACCGGGCCCGGCCCCAGCTTCATCGCCTCGCTGCAACGCGCGCTGAAGGCGCGGGGCCTCTATGGCGGCGCGGTGACGGGCGAGATGGATGCCGCGACCGAAGCGGCCGTGCGCCGCTATCAGGCCGCCAGCGGGCTGGACAGCGCCGTCCTGTCGCTGACGGCGGCGCGCGCGCTGGGGCTGATCTCGGTCGCGCCCTGA
- a CDS encoding Do family serine endopeptidase → MWLGVLALAFAMAQSLAVEARGAPESFADLADKISPSVVNITTSTVVAQAADRRPQLPEGSPFEDFFRDFMDRNNRGGDQAPPQRGSALGSGFVISEDGFIVTNNHVIEGADDIEIEFFSGNRLKAKVIGTDPKTDLAVLKVESDKPLPFVQFGDSNAMRVGDWVMAMGNPLGQGFSVSAGIVSARGRMLQGTYDDYIQTDAAINRGNSGGPLFNMDGQVIGINTAILSPNGGSIGIGFAMASNVADKVVKQLRDFGETRRGWLGVRIQDVTADIAEAMALPKVAGALVTDVPDGPAKEAGLQANDVIVSFDGADVANTRELVRRVADADVGKAVRVVVLRAGKTETLSVTLGRRETAEGEAQPAVAPGGAPAAPQQEELLGMTLRVPTPDERQAAGLPAGSNGLLVVGIAAGSEADTKGLSEGDVITEAGQKPVTSLADLTTRITEAKEAGRKSLLLLVRRGGDPRFVALSVN, encoded by the coding sequence ATGTGGCTTGGGGTTCTGGCGCTGGCTTTCGCGATGGCCCAGTCGCTGGCCGTCGAGGCGCGCGGCGCCCCGGAAAGCTTTGCCGATCTGGCTGACAAGATCAGCCCCTCGGTTGTCAACATCACCACATCCACCGTCGTGGCGCAGGCGGCCGACCGCCGCCCGCAACTGCCCGAAGGATCGCCCTTCGAGGATTTCTTCCGCGACTTCATGGACCGCAACAACCGGGGCGGCGATCAGGCCCCGCCGCAGCGCGGGTCGGCGCTGGGGTCGGGCTTCGTGATTTCCGAAGACGGCTTCATCGTCACCAACAACCACGTCATCGAAGGCGCCGATGACATCGAGATCGAGTTCTTTTCGGGCAACCGGCTGAAGGCCAAGGTCATCGGCACCGATCCCAAGACCGACCTGGCCGTGCTGAAGGTCGAAAGCGACAAGCCGCTGCCCTTTGTCCAGTTCGGCGATTCCAACGCGATGCGGGTTGGCGACTGGGTGATGGCCATGGGTAACCCGCTGGGGCAGGGGTTCTCCGTCTCGGCCGGGATCGTGTCGGCCCGCGGGCGCATGTTGCAGGGCACCTATGACGACTACATCCAGACCGATGCGGCGATCAACCGCGGCAACTCGGGCGGGCCGCTGTTCAACATGGACGGGCAGGTGATCGGCATCAACACCGCCATCCTGTCGCCGAACGGCGGGTCCATCGGCATCGGCTTTGCCATGGCGTCGAACGTGGCCGACAAGGTGGTCAAGCAGCTGCGCGACTTTGGCGAAACCCGCCGCGGCTGGCTGGGCGTGCGCATCCAGGACGTGACGGCCGATATCGCCGAGGCGATGGCCCTGCCCAAGGTGGCCGGCGCGCTGGTGACCGACGTGCCGGACGGTCCCGCCAAAGAGGCCGGGTTGCAGGCCAATGACGTGATCGTCAGCTTTGACGGGGCCGATGTGGCCAACACCCGCGAACTGGTGCGCCGCGTCGCCGATGCCGATGTCGGCAAGGCGGTGCGCGTCGTGGTGCTGCGGGCCGGCAAGACCGAAACGCTGAGCGTGACGCTGGGCCGCCGCGAAACCGCCGAAGGCGAGGCGCAGCCCGCCGTTGCCCCGGGCGGTGCCCCGGCCGCCCCGCAGCAGGAGGAACTGCTGGGCATGACCCTGCGCGTCCCCACGCCTGACGAACGCCAGGCCGCCGGCCTGCCGGCGGGCAGCAACGGCCTGCTGGTGGTGGGCATCGCTGCGGGTTCCGAGGCCGATACCAAGGGCCTGTCGGAAGGCGATGTGATCACCGAAGCCGGGCAAAAGCCGGTGACATCGCTGGCCGATCTGACCACCCGGATCACCGAGGCCAAGGAGGCCGGGCGCAAATCGCTGCTGCTGCTGGTGCGCCGGGGTGGCGACCCGCGCTTTGTCGCGCTGTCGGTGAACTGA
- a CDS encoding DUF2065 domain-containing protein, producing MMLAVLAIGLMLVVEGLAFALAPSRMEDLVALIARIPPETRRVIGLTMLVGGVALVWLARRMGAF from the coding sequence ATGATGCTGGCCGTTCTGGCCATCGGACTGATGCTTGTGGTGGAGGGGCTGGCGTTCGCGCTGGCCCCTTCGCGCATGGAGGATCTGGTGGCGCTGATCGCCCGCATCCCGCCGGAAACCCGCCGGGTCATCGGCTTGACGATGCTGGTGGGCGGGGTCGCGCTGGTGTGGCTGGCACGGCGGATGGGGGCGTTCTGA
- a CDS encoding protease modulator HflC produces MNRSALILPILAVIVAAVLSSLFIVDEREKALVLQFGQVKQVKETPGLGFKVPLIQEVVTYEDRILGLQTQPLEVTPADDRRLVVDAFARWRIVNLVDFREAVGAGGEDTAQVRLERIITAAIREVLGGVPSNRVLSEDRTALMNQIRDNARQQALSLGVDVVDVRLTRTDLPEQNLAATYARMRAEREREAADERARGEEAAQRVRAAADRTVIELTSDARRQAEVIRGEADAERNSIYAQAFGRDPEFFAFTRSLTAYERSLQAGTSSIVMKPDSTFFEYLRSDRPAQAAQE; encoded by the coding sequence ATGAACCGTTCCGCGCTGATACTGCCGATCCTTGCGGTGATCGTGGCTGCCGTCCTGTCGTCGCTTTTCATCGTCGATGAACGCGAAAAGGCGCTGGTGCTGCAATTCGGCCAGGTGAAACAGGTCAAGGAAACCCCCGGCCTGGGCTTCAAGGTGCCCCTGATCCAGGAGGTCGTGACCTATGAGGACCGCATCCTCGGCCTGCAAACCCAGCCTCTGGAGGTGACGCCGGCCGATGACCGCCGTCTGGTCGTCGATGCCTTTGCCCGCTGGCGCATCGTCAATCTGGTCGACTTCCGCGAGGCGGTGGGCGCCGGTGGCGAGGATACCGCGCAGGTGCGGCTGGAGCGGATCATCACCGCCGCCATCCGCGAGGTTCTGGGCGGTGTGCCATCGAACCGCGTCCTGTCCGAGGATCGCACCGCGCTGATGAACCAGATCCGCGACAATGCGCGTCAGCAGGCGCTGTCGCTGGGCGTCGATGTGGTGGACGTGCGGCTGACCCGGACCGACCTGCCGGAACAGAACCTGGCCGCCACCTATGCCCGGATGCGGGCGGAACGCGAACGTGAGGCCGCCGACGAACGCGCCCGGGGCGAGGAGGCCGCGCAGCGCGTCCGCGCCGCCGCCGACCGCACCGTGATCGAGCTGACGTCGGACGCCCGCCGCCAGGCCGAGGTGATCCGCGGTGAAGCCGATGCCGAACGCAACAGCATCTATGCCCAGGCCTTTGGCCGCGATCCCGAGTTCTTTGCCTTTACCCGCTCGCTGACCGCGTATGAACGGTCGTTGCAGGCCGGCACCTCGTCGATCGTGATGAAGCCCGACAGCACGTTCTTCGAATACCTGCGGTCGGATCGCCCGGCGCAGGCGGCACAGGAATGA
- the hflK gene encoding FtsH protease activity modulator HflK encodes MAGSGGPWGGGSGGGGGDNRGQNGGGGRKGPDGPQIPEIDELMKKGQEQLRVLMGGRGGQGGGRGTGGPGRTPSPLFSRGGVLLGLLVAAGLWGMASFYTVRPEERSVELFLGEFRGIGNPGLNFAPWPLVTAEIVQVTGERVTDIGTGRLGAMDTGLMLTRDQNIVDIEFQVVWNVSDPSGFLFNLKDPTETIRAVSESAMRDIIARSELAPILNRDRGVIAADLRAAVQGTLDSYQAGINVVRINFDRADPPRDVIDSFREVQAAQQERDRLEKEADAYANTVTAGARGEAARLMEQAEGYRAQVVNAAQGEASRFNAVYDEYVKAPDVTRRRMYLETMEKVLGDMNKVILDGVSGEGAQGVVPYLPLNELNRGAGQ; translated from the coding sequence ATGGCGGGAAGCGGAGGACCTTGGGGCGGCGGCTCCGGCGGCGGAGGCGGCGACAACCGGGGCCAGAACGGCGGTGGCGGGCGCAAGGGCCCGGACGGTCCGCAGATCCCGGAAATCGACGAGTTGATGAAGAAGGGCCAGGAACAGTTGCGTGTGCTGATGGGCGGGCGCGGCGGTCAGGGCGGCGGCCGGGGCACCGGCGGGCCGGGGCGCACGCCCTCGCCCCTGTTCTCGCGCGGGGGGGTGTTGCTGGGCCTGCTGGTCGCGGCGGGCCTTTGGGGCATGGCCTCGTTCTACACCGTCCGTCCCGAAGAACGTTCGGTAGAACTGTTCCTGGGCGAGTTTCGCGGCATCGGCAACCCGGGCCTGAACTTTGCGCCCTGGCCGCTGGTCACGGCGGAAATCGTGCAGGTGACGGGCGAGCGGGTGACCGATATCGGCACCGGCCGCCTGGGCGCCATGGACACCGGCCTGATGTTGACCCGCGACCAGAACATCGTGGATATCGAATTCCAGGTGGTCTGGAACGTGTCCGATCCGTCGGGCTTTCTGTTCAACCTGAAAGACCCGACCGAGACGATCCGTGCCGTGTCGGAATCCGCCATGCGCGACATCATCGCGCGGTCGGAACTGGCGCCGATCCTGAACCGTGACCGGGGCGTCATCGCCGCCGATCTGCGTGCTGCGGTGCAGGGCACGCTGGACAGCTATCAGGCCGGCATCAACGTGGTCCGCATCAACTTTGACCGTGCCGACCCGCCGCGCGACGTGATCGACAGCTTCCGCGAGGTGCAGGCCGCCCAGCAGGAACGCGACCGGCTGGAGAAAGAGGCTGATGCCTATGCCAACACCGTGACCGCCGGTGCACGGGGCGAGGCGGCACGCCTGATGGAACAGGCCGAAGGCTACCGCGCCCAGGTGGTGAACGCCGCCCAGGGCGAGGCAAGCCGCTTCAACGCCGTCTATGACGAATACGTCAAGGCGCCCGACGTGACCCGTCGCCGGATGTATCTGGAAACGATGGAAAAGGTGCTGGGTGACATGAACAAGGTCATCCTGGATGGCGTATCGGGCGAGGGGGCGCAGGGCGTGGTGCCCTATCTGCCGCTGAACGAACTGAACCGGGGGGCTGGCCAATGA
- the gor gene encoding glutathione-disulfide reductase yields the protein MTFDVDLFVIGGGSGGVRAARIAASEGGARVALAEEYRMGGTCVIRGCVPKKLMVYASAFPAQIEDARAYGWDVTGGDFSWPAFRTALDKELIRLENAYRSGLVNAGVTIHPSRAVVEDAHTVRLADGQRITAKHILIATGGRPFVPQIPGADLALTSNDVFLLDALPASVLIVGGGFIACEFACILHGLGVQVTLAYRGEQVLRGFDDEARGHVADAMTARGIDIHCHSDITALERTADGIRATATGGAGGTYDAVLYATGRKPNTDGLGLGALGIGLGSNGEVLVDDYSQTAVPSIYAVGDVTDRIALTPVAIREGHAFADTVFKGQVRKADHELVASAVFTQPELGTVGLTEAAAAAQEPIEVYVATFRPMQTLFAGRQDRALFKLVVSQATRRVLGCHIVAPGAGEMIQLAAIAIKMGATKEDFDRTVAVHPTIAEELVTMKSPVRRVGNA from the coding sequence ATGACTTTCGACGTGGACCTGTTCGTCATCGGGGGCGGTTCGGGCGGAGTGCGCGCCGCGCGTATCGCGGCGTCCGAAGGGGGCGCCCGCGTCGCGCTGGCCGAGGAATACCGCATGGGCGGCACCTGCGTGATCCGCGGCTGTGTGCCCAAGAAGCTGATGGTCTATGCCAGCGCCTTTCCCGCCCAGATCGAGGATGCCCGCGCCTATGGCTGGGATGTGACGGGGGGCGATTTCAGCTGGCCCGCCTTTCGCACCGCGCTGGACAAGGAATTGATCCGGCTGGAAAACGCCTATCGCAGCGGGCTGGTGAACGCGGGCGTCACCATTCACCCGTCGCGCGCGGTGGTGGAAGATGCCCATACGGTGCGGCTGGCCGACGGGCAGCGGATCACGGCAAAGCATATCCTGATCGCCACCGGCGGGCGGCCGTTCGTGCCGCAGATCCCCGGCGCGGATCTGGCGCTGACCTCGAACGACGTGTTCCTGCTGGACGCGCTGCCCGCATCGGTGCTGATCGTGGGGGGCGGGTTCATTGCCTGCGAATTCGCCTGCATCCTGCATGGGCTGGGGGTGCAGGTAACGCTGGCCTATCGCGGCGAACAGGTCTTGCGCGGGTTCGATGACGAGGCGCGCGGCCATGTCGCCGACGCCATGACGGCGCGCGGGATCGACATTCACTGCCACAGCGACATCACCGCGCTGGAGCGCACGGCAGACGGCATCCGCGCCACGGCCACCGGCGGGGCCGGCGGCACCTATGACGCCGTGCTGTATGCCACGGGGCGCAAGCCGAACACCGACGGGCTGGGGCTTGGCGCCCTGGGCATCGGGCTGGGCAGCAACGGCGAGGTGCTGGTGGATGACTACAGCCAGACCGCCGTGCCCTCGATCTATGCCGTGGGCGACGTGACCGACCGCATCGCCCTGACCCCGGTGGCGATCCGCGAAGGACATGCCTTTGCCGATACCGTGTTCAAGGGGCAGGTCCGCAAGGCCGACCATGAACTGGTTGCCTCGGCCGTGTTCACCCAGCCGGAACTGGGCACCGTGGGCCTGACCGAGGCGGCGGCAGCAGCGCAGGAACCGATCGAGGTCTATGTGGCCACCTTCCGCCCCATGCAGACGCTGTTCGCCGGGCGGCAGGATCGTGCGCTGTTCAAGCTGGTCGTCAGCCAGGCCACCCGCAGGGTGCTGGGATGCCACATCGTCGCCCCCGGGGCGGGCGAGATGATCCAGCTGGCGGCCATTGCGATCAAGATGGGCGCCACCAAAGAGGATTTCGACCGCACCGTTGCGGTTCATCCGACGATTGCCGAAGAACTGGTTACGATGAAATCCCCGGTGCGCAGGGTCGGAAACGCTTGA
- the rpiA gene encoding ribose-5-phosphate isomerase RpiA, which translates to MPADLSPIDKAKFVAARRAVGFVEDGMRLGLGTGSTAAWMVRCLAERVQKEGLRVTGVPTSTRTADLARQLGIPVTSLDAAKWLDLTIDGADEFDANLCLIKGGGGALLQEKIVATASDQMIVIADAAKEVAHLGAFPLPVEVIPFGWQTTRSLVTETLGSLDVMGRDVTLRMNGDRPFVTDEGNYILDLHLGRIDNARQLSLVMNQIPGVVENGLFIDICDVVIVGHGDGRVDVRDINAGTVLHETVEFAETDNVFGTD; encoded by the coding sequence ATGCCCGCCGACCTTTCCCCCATCGACAAGGCCAAGTTCGTGGCCGCCCGCCGTGCCGTTGGTTTTGTCGAGGACGGGATGCGGCTGGGTCTTGGCACCGGATCCACGGCGGCCTGGATGGTGCGTTGCCTGGCGGAACGGGTGCAAAAGGAAGGGCTGCGGGTGACCGGCGTGCCCACATCCACCCGCACGGCCGATCTGGCGCGGCAACTGGGGATCCCCGTCACCTCGCTGGACGCGGCAAAGTGGCTGGACCTGACCATCGACGGCGCCGATGAATTCGACGCCAACCTGTGCCTGATCAAGGGCGGCGGCGGCGCGCTGTTGCAGGAAAAGATCGTGGCCACCGCGTCGGACCAGATGATCGTGATTGCCGATGCCGCCAAGGAAGTGGCGCATCTGGGCGCCTTTCCCCTGCCGGTCGAGGTGATCCCCTTTGGCTGGCAGACCACCCGGTCCCTGGTGACCGAAACCCTGGGCAGCCTGGACGTGATGGGCCGCGACGTGACGCTGCGGATGAACGGCGACCGGCCTTTCGTGACCGACGAAGGGAACTATATCCTGGATCTGCATCTGGGGCGCATCGACAATGCGCGCCAGTTGTCGCTGGTGATGAACCAGATCCCCGGCGTGGTGGAAAACGGTCTGTTCATCGACATCTGCGATGTGGTGATCGTGGGGCATGGCGACGGGCGCGTCGATGTGCGCGACATCAACGCCGGCACCGTCCTGCACGAGACGGTGGAGTTTGCCGAGACCGACAACGTGTTCGGCACCGACTGA
- a CDS encoding ABC transporter substrate-binding protein — MTRSSTRMQTLTATDPRRRALLAGGAVYAGLLLTGAPVMAFTVDQARSLIDRAVGEVNATINSGKSEAAMLKDFEGIFTRYADVPTIARSALGPAARSISPAQLSAFTEAFRGYIARKYGRRFREFIGGQIEVTGAQPLKSYYEVVSVAKLRGQSPFDLRWHVSDRSGKQQFFNIIIEGVNMLAAERTEIGSMLDKRRGDIGALVNDLKAI, encoded by the coding sequence ACCCGTATGCAGACCCTGACGGCAACTGACCCGCGGCGCCGTGCGCTGCTGGCAGGCGGCGCCGTCTATGCGGGGCTGCTGCTGACGGGGGCGCCGGTGATGGCGTTCACCGTGGATCAGGCGCGCAGCCTGATCGACCGCGCCGTTGGCGAAGTGAATGCCACCATCAACTCGGGCAAGTCCGAAGCCGCGATGCTGAAGGATTTCGAGGGGATCTTTACCCGTTATGCCGATGTGCCGACGATCGCCCGTTCGGCGCTTGGCCCGGCGGCGCGGTCGATCAGCCCGGCGCAGCTGTCCGCCTTTACCGAGGCGTTCCGCGGCTACATCGCGCGCAAATATGGTCGCCGGTTCCGCGAATTCATCGGCGGCCAGATCGAGGTGACGGGCGCCCAGCCGCTGAAAAGCTACTACGAGGTCGTCTCGGTGGCCAAGCTGCGCGGGCAATCGCCGTTCGACCTGCGCTGGCATGTGTCGGACCGTTCCGGCAAGCAGCAGTTCTTCAATATCATCATCGAGGGCGTCAACATGCTGGCGGCCGAGCGGACCGAGATCGGGTCCATGCTGGACAAGCGCCGCGGCGATATCGGCGCGCTGGTCAACGACCTGAAGGCGATCTGA